The following proteins come from a genomic window of Papilio machaon chromosome 7, ilPapMach1.1, whole genome shotgun sequence:
- the LOC106719489 gene encoding protein cornichon yields the protein MAFSFPAFSYIIALIVDAFLIFFSIFHVIAFDELKTDYKNPIDQCNSLNPLVLPEYLLHLLINLLFLLSGEWFSLFLNVPLILYHIHRYRTRPVMSGPGLYDPTSIMNADVLTICQREGWIKLAFYLLSFFFYLYGMIVVLIAA from the exons ATGGCGTTTAGTTTTCCAGcgttttcttatattatagCGTTAATTGTCGACgcttttcttatatttttctctATATTTCACGTAATAGCGtttgatgaattaaaaactgaCTATAAGAATCCAATAGACCAGTGCAATAGTCTTAATCCC TTGGTGCTACctgaatatttgttacatctGTTAATTAACTTGTTATTCTTGCTTTCTGGAGAATggttttcattatttcttaaCGTACCATTAATTCTTTATCACATTCACAG atatagAACAAGGCCAGTAATGTCTGGGCCTGGCTTATATGATCCGACAAGTATAATGAATGCAGATGTTCTGACCATATGTCAAAGAGAAGGCTGGATAAAACTTGCGTTCTATCTTCTATCAttctttttctatttgtaTGG tatGATTGTGGTGCTGATAGCAGCTTGA